From a single Anaerolineales bacterium genomic region:
- the dnaA gene encoding chromosomal replication initiator protein DnaA, with protein sequence MNAEQAWHTVLAQLQMDMPRASFDTWVRDTRPVDYQNGILTVGVRNAYARDWLDSRLATTVNKMLIETLNSKVSVQFIVSQSDENPASSEADASPATMEITPPEPKPRHVTLNPRYTFDTYVVGSGNRLAHAACQAVADKPARAYNPLFLYGGVGLGKTHLLHAIGNACHAGGLNVLYVSSEEFTNDMINAIRTHTTQAFREKYRSADVLLVDDIQFIAGKESTQEEFFHTFNTLHGQDKQIIVSSDRPPKSLVTLEERLRSRFEWGLTADIQAPDLETRLAILRSKAERTGRQISDEILESVAKQVQSNIRELEGALNRIIAFADLSGSPLTPSLVDVALADLIPSRGDIEPAYVLDLVARKFGLTSETLLGRDRTKDVARSRQIAMYLLREEAKISFPQIGEVLGGRDHSTIMSAYEKIKEQLHADRKLEQDIISLKQQLYEGAVAV encoded by the coding sequence ATGAACGCAGAGCAGGCTTGGCACACGGTACTTGCACAACTTCAAATGGATATGCCGCGCGCATCCTTCGATACCTGGGTACGCGACACCCGTCCCGTTGATTATCAGAACGGGATTTTGACTGTTGGAGTCCGCAACGCTTACGCCCGCGACTGGCTCGATAGCCGCCTCGCCACCACCGTCAACAAAATGCTGATCGAAACCCTAAACTCGAAGGTTTCCGTCCAGTTCATCGTTTCGCAATCGGATGAGAATCCCGCCTCCTCCGAAGCCGACGCCTCTCCCGCCACGATGGAGATCACACCGCCCGAACCAAAACCCCGCCACGTCACGCTCAATCCGCGCTACACGTTTGACACCTACGTGGTCGGCTCGGGCAACCGCCTTGCGCATGCCGCCTGTCAGGCAGTGGCAGATAAACCTGCAAGGGCATACAACCCGCTCTTCCTGTATGGAGGCGTGGGACTCGGCAAAACCCACCTGCTGCACGCCATCGGCAACGCCTGTCACGCCGGCGGATTGAACGTCCTGTATGTTTCCTCCGAGGAATTCACGAATGACATGATCAATGCCATTCGAACCCACACCACCCAAGCCTTTCGCGAGAAGTACCGTTCCGCCGACGTTCTGCTGGTGGACGACATCCAGTTCATCGCCGGCAAAGAGTCAACGCAGGAAGAGTTCTTCCACACCTTCAACACCCTGCATGGACAGGACAAACAGATCATCGTTTCCTCCGATAGACCGCCAAAATCGCTGGTTACGCTCGAAGAACGCCTGCGCTCCCGCTTTGAATGGGGCTTGACCGCCGACATTCAGGCTCCCGATCTCGAAACCCGCCTTGCCATCCTGCGCTCCAAAGCCGAGCGGACCGGACGGCAGATTTCCGACGAGATCCTCGAGAGTGTCGCCAAACAGGTGCAGTCCAACATCCGCGAACTCGAAGGCGCCCTGAACCGCATCATTGCCTTTGCCGACCTGAGCGGCTCTCCCCTTACGCCCAGCCTCGTTGACGTTGCCCTCGCTGACCTTATCCCCTCGCGCGGCGACATTGAGCCCGCCTATGTCCTCGACTTGGTTGCCCGCAAATTCGGGCTGACTTCCGAAACCCTGCTTGGACGCGACCGCACAAAGGACGTTGCCCGCTCCCGGCAGATCGCCATGTATCTCCTGCGCGAAGAGGCAAAAATCTCCTTCCCTCAGATCGGCGAAGTACTCGGCGGGCGCGATCACTCCACGATCATGTCTGCCTATGAAAAGATCAAGGAACAACTCCACGCCGACCGCAAGCTGGAGCAGGACATCATTTCTCTCAAACAACAATTGTACGAAGGAGCCGTGGCGGTCTGA
- the trpC gene encoding indole-3-glycerol phosphate synthase TrpC: MTNILAKIIEQKKLEIAALDAQALRLSAEQSPTPRDFLVSLKRRHFGTPPSLIAELKRASPSKGVLAPHLDLFQVADIYTQNGASAISVLTDEKFFMGKLETLRELRARNLTPDTSHVIPLLRKDFIIHETQLYESRANGADAILLIAAAIPDDSHFADLHACALNLGLTALIEVHDEAETERVLKIPNIQLVGINNRNLATFDVTLETTERLRPMIPFEITVVAESGIFTASDVERLAKANVDAILVGEALVTSEDIPAKVKELSGMGE; this comes from the coding sequence ATGACAAATATTCTTGCAAAAATCATCGAACAGAAAAAATTGGAGATTGCAGCGCTCGACGCCCAAGCCTTGAGACTCTCCGCCGAACAGAGTCCAACGCCCAGAGATTTTCTCGTGTCACTCAAGCGCCGTCACTTCGGGACTCCCCCCAGCCTGATCGCTGAACTCAAGCGCGCCTCTCCCTCCAAGGGAGTCCTCGCCCCGCACCTCGACCTCTTCCAAGTGGCAGACATTTACACCCAAAACGGCGCCTCCGCCATTTCGGTGTTGACCGATGAAAAGTTCTTCATGGGTAAACTCGAAACCTTGCGTGAACTCCGCGCCCGCAACCTGACACCTGACACCTCGCACGTGATACCTCTTTTGCGAAAAGACTTCATCATCCACGAAACCCAACTCTACGAATCCCGAGCCAACGGCGCCGATGCCATTCTCCTCATCGCAGCCGCCATCCCTGATGACTCCCACTTTGCCGACCTCCACGCCTGCGCTTTGAACTTGGGCTTGACCGCCTTAATCGAAGTCCATGACGAAGCCGAAACCGAGCGCGTTTTGAAAATTCCGAATATCCAACTCGTCGGCATCAACAACCGCAACCTCGCCACCTTCGATGTCACCCTCGAAACGACAGAAAGACTCCGCCCAATGATTCCGTTTGAGATAACAGTCGTTGCCGAATCAGGAATCTTCACCGCCAGCGATGTCGAACGATTGGCAAAAGCAAACGTTGACGCAATCCTCGTCGGTGAGGCGTTGGTGACTTCGGAAGATATCCCTGCGAAAGTGAAAGAACTTTCGGGAATGGGCGAGTAG
- a CDS encoding bifunctional anthranilate synthase component II/anthranilate phosphoribosyltransferase, producing the protein MLVLIDNYDSFTYNLVQYFGELGADIKVFRNDQVTMNQLIALNPSHLVISPGPGEPIKDDGISSDAIKHFTGKIPVLGVCLGHQALGAVFGGKVDRAQRLMHGKTSKVTHNGQGIFKDIPSPFEAMRYHSLVVYDPIPAELEVTAVTPEEEIMGLKHKEHHTYGVQFHPESILTEHGKQILKNFLDLNPAPATKGEPSMLKPFIAKAINRTDLTADEAEQAMNVIMTGQATQAQIGAYLVALRMKGETIPEITGSVRAMRANAVKVKLDTTESVYDIVGTGGDGAHTFNISTAAAFVLAGTGRKVAKHGNRAASSQCGSADVLSALGVNLDLTAEQVAQAIEQVGIGFMFAPKFHPAMKHAVGPRKEIGQRTIFNILGPLTNPAGAHIQLTGVFDPKLTEPLAYVLNELGSKAALVIHGANGLDELNTTGANRVSHLKNNTVETYDLHPADLGLAQSTVADLRGGTPDESAQMMRDLLNNKLNGARRDAVLLNAAAALAAETGDFKSALDEAQASLDSGNALAKLDALVEFTQQFQTIS; encoded by the coding sequence ATGCTCGTCCTCATCGACAACTACGACTCTTTTACCTATAACCTCGTTCAATACTTCGGCGAACTCGGCGCGGACATCAAAGTCTTCCGCAATGATCAGGTGACGATGAACCAACTTATTGCGCTCAACCCGTCGCATCTCGTTATCTCTCCTGGACCCGGCGAACCCATCAAAGACGATGGCATCTCCTCCGACGCCATCAAACACTTCACGGGCAAAATCCCCGTGCTCGGAGTCTGCCTGGGGCATCAAGCTCTCGGCGCTGTCTTCGGCGGCAAAGTGGACCGTGCCCAGCGGCTCATGCACGGTAAGACCTCCAAAGTGACTCACAACGGGCAGGGCATCTTCAAAGACATCCCATCGCCGTTCGAAGCGATGCGCTATCACTCGCTCGTCGTCTACGACCCTATCCCCGCCGAACTCGAAGTCACCGCCGTCACGCCCGAAGAAGAAATTATGGGATTGAAACACAAAGAGCATCATACCTACGGTGTGCAGTTCCATCCTGAATCCATCCTCACCGAACACGGCAAGCAAATCCTCAAGAACTTCCTCGACCTGAATCCCGCTCCCGCTACAAAAGGAGAACCCTCCATGCTCAAGCCCTTTATTGCCAAAGCCATCAACCGCACCGACCTCACCGCCGACGAAGCCGAGCAAGCCATGAACGTCATCATGACGGGTCAAGCCACGCAAGCGCAGATCGGCGCGTATCTCGTCGCGCTCCGCATGAAAGGCGAGACCATCCCCGAGATCACAGGCTCTGTCCGTGCCATGCGCGCCAACGCGGTCAAGGTCAAACTGGACACAACTGAATCCGTTTACGACATCGTCGGCACAGGCGGTGACGGCGCGCACACGTTCAACATCTCCACTGCCGCGGCGTTTGTCCTCGCAGGCACAGGACGCAAAGTCGCCAAACACGGCAACCGCGCCGCCTCCTCGCAATGCGGCTCTGCCGATGTCCTCTCCGCCCTCGGTGTGAATCTCGATCTCACCGCCGAACAGGTCGCTCAAGCCATCGAACAGGTCGGCATCGGATTTATGTTCGCGCCCAAGTTCCATCCCGCCATGAAGCACGCCGTTGGTCCGCGCAAAGAGATCGGTCAGCGTACCATCTTCAACATCCTCGGTCCGCTCACCAACCCTGCGGGGGCGCACATCCAGCTCACAGGCGTCTTCGACCCCAAACTCACCGAGCCGCTCGCGTACGTCCTCAACGAACTCGGTTCCAAAGCCGCCCTCGTCATCCACGGCGCGAACGGTCTCGACGAACTCAACACGACGGGCGCTAATCGTGTCAGCCATCTCAAAAACAACACCGTCGAAACTTACGATCTCCATCCCGCCGATCTCGGTCTCGCGCAATCCACCGTCGCAGACCTCCGCGGTGGCACGCCCGATGAATCCGCTCAAATGATGCGCGATCTCCTCAACAATAAACTCAACGGCGCTCGCCGCGATGCCGTTCTCCTCAACGCCGCCGCCGCCCTCGCCGCCGAAACAGGCGATTTCAAATCCGCCCTCGACGAAGCCCAAGCCTCGCTCGATAGCGGAAACGCCCTCGCCAAACTCGATGCGCTGGTCGAATTTACGCAACAATTCCAAACCATTTCGTAG
- the trpA gene encoding tryptophan synthase subunit alpha: MNRIENAFKNKPIFMPYFPLGYPDLNTSIDVIEALAKNGADLIEVGLSFSDPLADGPVIQHATQIALERGITVKKSLEAVRELRKRGVDIPLILMGYYNPMLAYGLEKFVCDAVEAGADGFIVPDLPMEEADEFHAAMNGVDAPLIPMLAPTSSPERMERIARNAKGFIYLVSVTGITGERKSLAEGLGDLTARVREHTSAPVCVGFGIGTPEQAREVGKMADGVIVGTACVKTIGASEKPIETAKQFAAEFRSALNQIPK, encoded by the coding sequence ATGAACCGAATCGAAAACGCCTTCAAAAATAAACCGATATTCATGCCCTATTTCCCATTGGGCTACCCCGACCTGAACACCTCCATTGACGTGATCGAAGCCTTAGCCAAAAACGGCGCGGATTTGATCGAGGTGGGGCTGTCTTTCTCCGATCCGCTCGCGGATGGACCTGTGATTCAGCATGCCACACAGATCGCGTTGGAAAGGGGAATCACGGTCAAGAAGTCACTCGAAGCCGTGAGGGAATTGCGCAAGCGCGGCGTGGATATCCCATTGATTCTGATGGGCTACTACAATCCCATGCTGGCGTATGGACTGGAGAAATTTGTCTGTGATGCGGTGGAGGCAGGCGCGGATGGATTCATCGTCCCTGATTTGCCGATGGAGGAAGCGGATGAATTCCATGCCGCGATGAACGGCGTTGATGCACCGTTGATTCCCATGCTCGCGCCGACCTCCTCCCCCGAACGCATGGAACGGATTGCCCGTAACGCAAAAGGATTTATCTATCTCGTTTCGGTGACAGGTATTACGGGGGAGCGCAAATCACTAGCGGAGGGGCTTGGTGATTTGACCGCTCGTGTACGTGAGCACACGTCCGCGCCTGTGTGTGTGGGATTTGGAATCGGCACGCCCGAACAAGCCAGGGAAGTTGGCAAGATGGCAGATGGAGTCATTGTCGGGACGGCTTGTGTGAAGACGATTGGAGCGAGTGAAAAGCCAATAGAAACCGCGAAACAGTTTGCGGCGGAGTTCCGAAGCGCGTTGAATCAAATCCCGAAGTGA
- the trpS gene encoding tryptophan--tRNA ligase, which translates to MTPKPRLLTGDRPTGRLHLGHYVGSLANRVRLQHQYESFFIIADLHTLTTKPEPQYIKEIPTYIKETVLDYLAVGIDPDVSTIFVQSAIPETYQLNLLFEMLVTVPRLERMPTLKDMARDANMDSMPFGLLGYPVLQAVDILLPRAQVVPVGRDNQSHVELAREMARRFNNLYGEVFPEPDSIIGDVPLLVGTDGQSKMSKSVGNAIYLSDDTETVKQKVMNMYTDPKRLRATDPGTVEGNPVFIYHDAFNPSKAEVDDLKERYRIGKVGDVEVKQKLAVAINNFLEPIREKRAYFLSHPLIPSDVLAHGINRMQTEAKATMELVREKTGLSYSLDLFVDQVDIFGEYD; encoded by the coding sequence ATGACCCCCAAACCCCGCCTCCTCACTGGTGACCGCCCGACTGGGCGTCTCCATCTTGGTCACTATGTTGGCTCGCTTGCCAATCGCGTGCGTTTGCAGCATCAATACGAATCCTTCTTTATCATCGCAGACTTGCACACGCTCACGACCAAACCTGAGCCGCAATACATCAAAGAGATTCCAACCTACATCAAGGAAACCGTGCTGGATTATCTCGCTGTCGGCATCGACCCCGATGTCAGTACGATATTTGTTCAATCGGCGATTCCAGAAACATATCAGTTGAATCTGCTGTTTGAGATGTTGGTCACCGTACCGCGACTCGAACGGATGCCCACTCTCAAAGACATGGCGCGCGACGCGAACATGGACTCCATGCCGTTCGGCCTGCTTGGCTATCCCGTTTTGCAGGCTGTGGATATTTTGCTTCCGCGCGCGCAGGTTGTCCCGGTGGGACGTGACAACCAGTCACACGTCGAACTCGCCCGCGAAATGGCGCGCCGCTTCAACAATCTCTACGGCGAAGTCTTCCCTGAGCCCGACTCGATCATCGGTGACGTTCCACTTTTGGTCGGCACGGACGGACAAAGCAAGATGAGCAAATCCGTGGGCAATGCGATCTATCTTTCCGATGACACCGAGACCGTCAAACAAAAAGTGATGAACATGTACACCGACCCCAAACGTCTCCGCGCCACCGACCCTGGAACTGTAGAAGGCAACCCTGTCTTCATCTACCACGACGCTTTCAACCCATCTAAAGCCGAAGTGGACGATCTAAAAGAGCGTTATCGCATTGGCAAAGTCGGTGACGTGGAAGTCAAGCAGAAACTCGCGGTCGCCATCAACAACTTCCTTGAGCCGATCCGCGAGAAGCGTGCGTATTTCCTGTCCCATCCTTTGATTCCCAGCGACGTGCTTGCGCACGGCATCAACCGCATGCAAACCGAAGCCAAAGCCACGATGGAACTCGTCCGCGAGAAGACAGGCTTGTCCTATTCACTTGATCTATTTGTCGATCAGGTGGATATCTTTGGAGAATACGACTAA
- a CDS encoding GAF domain-containing protein → MLLTREQLQERLFALHAASLELVKDVSLETLLERIAATACEQAAARYAALGVLDEEGKLKQFITVGMTDKEIKRIAHPPVGRGLIGELMDRDAPLRLPVIQEHPRSVGFPAHHPRMISFLGVPIRTGEKQLGQIYLTEKLDALEFTPDDEMIIQMLAGYAATAISNARLIEEMRERDIALTRRNQDMSLLSGIASTLTSSLELDEILNKTLGLVMNYMKVEAGEIFLLEEDKTTLRMVLHRGQAAEAFWTQNVFNVGDGFIGMVARNRQPLIGRSLASDANFLRDAVVQAGFQQIACIPLLSGENLMGVMSVATRATEPFDERNIQMLTAVGASAGLAIENARLHANARRLAVLEERNRIGMDLHDGIIQSIYGVGLALEGAQLTLKEEPQAAKSQIARAIDGLNQAIRDIRAYILDLRPRQLGTEGLLNGIKRLITEYRANTFSEVNFTVPESDLKDLTQAQSMTLFHICQEALANAAKHAKAKNVQVALWTTDERALMEIRDDGKGFDAGKMESSIGHGLANMQTRAHAVGGEIDISSSTGEGTTVFVWVPRGIKN, encoded by the coding sequence ATGTTATTAACCCGCGAGCAATTACAAGAGCGCCTGTTTGCGCTTCATGCAGCCAGTTTGGAACTGGTGAAGGATGTATCACTGGAAACCCTGCTTGAGCGGATCGCCGCAACGGCATGCGAGCAGGCGGCGGCGCGGTATGCCGCGCTGGGGGTGCTGGACGAGGAAGGCAAGCTCAAACAGTTTATCACCGTTGGAATGACCGACAAGGAGATCAAGCGCATTGCCCACCCGCCTGTGGGACGCGGGCTGATCGGTGAACTGATGGATAGGGACGCGCCCCTGCGCCTGCCCGTCATTCAGGAGCATCCGCGCTCGGTTGGTTTTCCCGCGCATCATCCGCGCATGATCTCGTTTTTGGGGGTGCCGATCCGCACGGGTGAGAAGCAGCTTGGGCAGATCTACCTGACCGAGAAACTGGATGCACTGGAATTCACCCCCGACGACGAAATGATCATCCAAATGTTGGCAGGCTACGCCGCAACCGCGATCTCGAATGCGCGTTTGATCGAAGAAATGCGCGAACGTGACATTGCCCTGACGCGCCGCAACCAGGATATGTCCCTGCTGAGCGGTATCGCCTCCACCCTGACCTCGAGCCTGGAACTCGACGAGATCTTGAACAAAACGCTCGGGCTTGTGATGAACTACATGAAGGTCGAAGCGGGCGAGATATTCCTACTGGAGGAAGACAAGACCACCCTGCGCATGGTCCTGCACCGCGGACAAGCTGCTGAAGCCTTCTGGACGCAGAATGTCTTCAACGTGGGGGATGGCTTCATCGGCATGGTTGCCAGGAATCGCCAGCCGCTGATCGGTAGAAGCCTTGCGAGCGATGCCAACTTCCTGCGTGATGCGGTCGTGCAGGCGGGATTTCAGCAAATCGCGTGCATTCCCCTGCTTTCAGGCGAGAATCTGATGGGCGTGATGAGCGTTGCCACGCGCGCCACCGAGCCGTTCGACGAACGCAACATCCAAATGCTGACGGCGGTCGGCGCATCGGCGGGACTTGCGATCGAAAACGCGCGTCTTCACGCCAATGCGCGCCGTCTCGCCGTGCTGGAAGAACGCAACCGCATCGGTATGGACCTGCACGACGGCATCATCCAGTCCATTTACGGCGTGGGATTGGCTCTGGAGGGCGCCCAACTCACGTTGAAGGAAGAGCCGCAGGCGGCGAAGAGTCAGATTGCACGCGCCATTGATGGCTTGAATCAGGCGATCCGTGACATCCGCGCTTATATCCTGGACTTGAGACCGCGCCAGCTTGGCACGGAAGGCTTATTAAACGGCATCAAGCGGTTGATCACCGAATATCGCGCCAATACCTTCTCGGAAGTGAACTTTACCGTGCCCGAATCGGACCTGAAAGACCTGACCCAAGCCCAATCCATGACGTTATTCCACATCTGTCAGGAGGCTTTGGCGAACGCCGCCAAGCATGCAAAGGCAAAAAACGTTCAAGTTGCGCTATGGACGACCGATGAACGCGCCCTGATGGAGATCCGCGACGATGGCAAAGGCTTCGATGCGGGCAAGATGGAATCATCCATCGGTCATGGACTTGCCAATATGCAGACGCGCGCTCATGCTGTGGGCGGCGAGATCGACATCTCATCATCCACGGGAGAGGGAACGACTGTATTTGTTTGGGTTCCGCGCGGAATAAAAAACTGA
- the trpE gene encoding anthranilate synthase component I encodes MLLEATPTTATQTIIREISADLETPIGVYMKLRGETPSFLLESVEGGERIARYSFIGVQPKAQYIVRDTEIKIKDSAGSRIVKHEGDPTLFLQEEMSRFNFKPQAGVPRFIGGLVGYLGYESVRFFEPTLRSEMKRADRADTIPDGIYLLADTIIAFDHARRSLSLIANVLDGDTEAAERKLDQIESRIRAPLPPAQPREVTPSKTRSNMTQGRFEDMVRDAKEHIAAGDIFQVVLSQRFTRETDVEPFDVYRAVRRLNPSPYMFFFDFGIVDDAPLFIVGSSPEMFVRLEGRTASLRPIAGTRPRGADSNADTALAQELLADPKERAEHVMLVDLGRNDLGRVCEYGTVKVSDFFTIEKYSHVMHIVSHVEGKLKPDLTAFDLVRASFPAGTVSGAPKVRALEIISDLEPDARGAYAGMVGYFGFDGNMDTCLAIRTMVGRGNTFTVQAGAGIVADSDPSTEFQETVNKASAMLKAIEMAETNG; translated from the coding sequence ATGTTATTAGAAGCAACACCCACTACCGCGACCCAAACCATCATCCGCGAGATCAGCGCGGACCTCGAGACACCCATCGGTGTGTATATGAAATTGCGCGGCGAAACGCCGTCGTTCCTGCTTGAGTCTGTCGAAGGCGGCGAAAGGATCGCCCGTTACTCCTTCATCGGCGTACAGCCCAAGGCGCAATACATCGTCCGCGATACCGAGATCAAGATCAAAGACAGCGCTGGATCGCGGATCGTCAAGCACGAAGGCGACCCGACCCTCTTTTTGCAGGAGGAAATGAGCCGCTTCAATTTCAAACCGCAGGCGGGCGTGCCGCGTTTCATCGGCGGGTTGGTGGGGTATCTGGGCTACGAGTCGGTTCGGTTCTTTGAACCAACTCTCAGGTCAGAGATGAAGCGGGCAGATCGCGCTGACACGATCCCCGATGGCATCTATCTTCTTGCCGACACCATCATAGCCTTCGATCATGCGCGGCGCAGCCTTTCGCTGATCGCGAACGTGCTGGACGGCGATACCGAAGCTGCGGAACGCAAACTCGACCAGATCGAGTCGCGCATCCGCGCGCCGCTTCCGCCCGCCCAGCCGCGTGAAGTCACACCGTCCAAGACGCGTTCGAACATGACGCAGGGGCGTTTTGAAGACATGGTGCGCGATGCCAAGGAGCACATCGCGGCGGGCGATATTTTTCAGGTGGTGCTTTCGCAGCGCTTCACGCGCGAAACGGACGTCGAGCCGTTCGATGTCTATCGCGCCGTGCGCCGTCTCAATCCGTCGCCGTACATGTTCTTTTTTGATTTTGGAATCGTGGATGATGCCCCGCTTTTTATCGTTGGATCATCTCCTGAAATGTTCGTGCGGCTGGAGGGACGAACCGCCTCGCTCCGACCGATCGCCGGGACGCGCCCCCGGGGAGCTGATTCCAACGCTGACACCGCGCTCGCGCAGGAACTGCTTGCCGATCCGAAGGAACGCGCCGAGCATGTCATGCTTGTCGATCTGGGACGCAACGACTTGGGGCGCGTCTGTGAATACGGCACAGTGAAGGTTTCGGATTTCTTTACGATAGAGAAGTACTCGCATGTCATGCACATCGTCTCGCATGTTGAAGGTAAACTCAAGCCTGACCTGACCGCCTTCGATCTGGTGCGCGCTTCCTTCCCCGCTGGGACCGTTTCTGGCGCTCCGAAAGTCCGCGCCCTCGAGATCATCTCCGATCTCGAACCTGATGCGCGCGGTGCATACGCGGGCATGGTCGGCTACTTCGGCTTCGATGGCAATATGGACACCTGCCTCGCCATCCGCACGATGGTTGGGCGCGGGAACACGTTTACCGTCCAGGCAGGCGCGGGCATCGTTGCCGATTCCGATCCCAGCACCGAGTTTCAAGAGACAGTCAATAAAGCGTCTGCAATGTTAAAAGCGATTGAAATGGCAGAAACCAACGGTTGA
- the trpB gene encoding tryptophan synthase subunit beta: MTTLLSTKFGPYGGQFVPETLMPALIELEEAFVAAKADVDFQREFNKLMVSFVGRPTPLTYAKRLSEKLGGAQIYLKREDLAHTGAHKINNALGQALLVKRMGKRRIVAETGAGQHGVASATAAALLGLECVVYMGVVDIARQEPNVFRMKLLGAEVRPVTSGTQTLKDAINDAIRDWVTNVRDTHYLLGSALGPHPYPTMVREFQSVIGREAREQILMEVGRLPDTVIACVGGGSNAIGVFSGFVDDEQVELIGVEAGGSGIETGKHAARFGDPSKGRVGVIHGTRTYVLQDEDGQIAETHSVSAGLDYAAVGPEHALMRDTERAFYTSATDEEALIAFQTLCHTEGIIPALESSHAVAEVIKRAPTMRKDQVILVNLSGRGDKDLNTVIKELGAEK; encoded by the coding sequence ATGACGACATTATTATCAACCAAATTTGGTCCGTACGGCGGACAGTTCGTGCCAGAAACGTTGATGCCTGCGTTGATTGAGTTGGAAGAGGCGTTCGTGGCGGCGAAGGCAGATGTTGATTTTCAGCGCGAGTTCAACAAATTGATGGTATCGTTCGTGGGGCGACCGACACCGTTGACGTATGCAAAACGTCTCTCGGAAAAATTGGGCGGCGCACAGATCTATTTGAAGCGCGAAGATTTGGCGCACACGGGCGCGCATAAGATCAACAACGCGTTGGGGCAGGCGTTGTTGGTGAAGCGGATGGGGAAGCGGCGCATCGTGGCGGAGACAGGCGCGGGGCAGCATGGCGTTGCGTCGGCGACGGCGGCGGCGTTGCTGGGACTCGAATGTGTGGTGTACATGGGCGTGGTGGATATCGCGCGGCAGGAGCCGAACGTGTTCCGCATGAAGTTGCTCGGCGCGGAGGTGCGACCTGTGACGTCGGGCACGCAGACATTAAAGGATGCGATCAACGATGCGATCCGCGATTGGGTGACGAATGTGCGCGACACGCACTACCTGCTCGGCTCGGCGCTGGGACCGCATCCGTACCCGACGATGGTGCGTGAGTTTCAATCGGTGATCGGGCGGGAGGCGCGGGAGCAGATATTGATGGAAGTGGGGCGGTTGCCTGATACGGTCATTGCCTGTGTGGGCGGCGGGTCGAATGCGATTGGAGTCTTTAGCGGATTCGTGGATGATGAACAAGTGGAGTTGATCGGCGTCGAAGCGGGCGGAAGCGGAATCGAAACAGGTAAACACGCGGCGCGCTTTGGCGACCCGTCGAAGGGACGCGTGGGTGTCATACATGGCACAAGAACGTATGTCTTGCAAGATGAAGATGGTCAGATCGCGGAGACACATTCCGTCTCGGCGGGATTGGATTACGCGGCGGTGGGTCCTGAGCACGCGCTGATGCGGGATACCGAGCGGGCGTTTTATACGTCGGCGACGGATGAGGAGGCGTTGATCGCGTTCCAAACCTTGTGCCACACGGAGGGGATTATCCCTGCGTTGGAGTCGTCCCATGCGGTAGCGGAGGTGATCAAGCGCGCGCCGACGATGCGGAAGGATCAGGTGATTCTTGTGAATCTTTCTGGTCGCGGTGATAAAGACTTGAACACAGTGATAAAGGAATTGGGCGCGGAAAAATGA
- a CDS encoding phosphoribosylanthranilate isomerase — protein MTKIKICGIKTINDALAAIEADADYLGFNFYPKSPRFIEKQACAEITSVLKKEYSHIKLVGVFVNSSVEEVRNIMETCLLDLAQMHGDETPEKLKALDGKAFKAFRGIPENIDGFVRDDSPAFLVDAAVKGVYGGSGVIADWEGAAELAKKYPLLLAGGLTPENVAEAVGRAKPWGVDVASGVESAPGEKDARKIKAFVQAVRDGENQV, from the coding sequence ATGACCAAAATCAAAATCTGCGGAATCAAAACAATAAATGATGCCCTCGCCGCCATCGAAGCAGACGCGGATTATCTGGGATTCAACTTCTATCCAAAAAGCCCGCGCTTTATTGAAAAGCAAGCCTGTGCTGAAATCACATCCGTTTTGAAGAAGGAGTATTCGCACATTAAACTTGTCGGTGTGTTTGTGAATTCATCAGTTGAGGAAGTGAGAAATATCATGGAAACCTGTTTGCTGGATTTAGCACAAATGCACGGGGACGAAACACCTGAAAAGTTGAAAGCTCTTGATGGAAAGGCATTTAAGGCGTTTCGTGGAATTCCTGAAAATATCGATGGTTTTGTGAGGGATGATTCGCCAGCATTTTTGGTGGATGCGGCTGTGAAAGGTGTCTATGGCGGGAGCGGTGTCATTGCCGATTGGGAGGGCGCGGCGGAGTTGGCGAAGAAGTATCCGTTGTTGCTGGCGGGCGGATTGACTCCAGAGAATGTCGCGGAGGCGGTGGGCAGAGCCAAGCCGTGGGGTGTGGATGTGGCTTCGGGTGTAGAGTCAGCCCCGGGGGAGAAAGATGCGAGGAAGATCAAGGCGTTCGTGCAGGCAGTGCGCGATGGTGAGAATCAGGTTTGA